The DNA sequence AAAAGAAGACAGTGCAAATTGACCACTTTGACAAGTCAAATTGTGACATTCACATGTGCATTAGAGTAAAAAAAGATGATTAATCATAGGTTTGCATGGCAAAAGCCTAGTGAAAAATGTACCTCTTCCATCAGCGTGGACTCCTTTGGAATTAGcgaagaagatgatgaagaaTTTGGCATAATCGATCCTGTCAAGGAACCATTTTCTAGACCAGATATGAAGTAAGAAGTTGGGCCGGATCCATTACAAGCTTCAGGTTGCAAAGCCAGATTTTGAGTGCTCGGAGAAGCTCTTTTGCTGCTTAACTTGGAATTAAGTTCTTCCATTCTAGATGTAAAATCATCCATCCGATCATTCAAGGTAGAAATTTGTTCCGATAAATGTGTAACAGCTCCCTTAGGAAACAAGGACAACAACAGGAAGGGTAAATCTCTGGAAGTGTCATGAAAGACGTGATGCACGCCAAGAAAGCAATAGTAGTATAGTGAAAAGAACTTGAAAATATTTCATTGTTGCTAAATGCAAAACCTGGTTTGCTAATGTTGCTGCTGAATCAGTGTTTCTGTCATCAAACCTCCGACTATCAGTATCTATCTTCGATAGATGTTTCTCCCTGTGATTTGCGTATGAATGTGACAATCCActgcaaaataaataaataaataaccagATCAATGACAAATGAACTTGACATCAAAACTTCTCGTGGACCGTCGACGGGTTTCATCCCAATAAGGATGGAGATCCATGCAAGTTTCTGAAACGCTTCACATTTAAGACTAATGCTCTTTAAATTTCTATCTAGGACATACACACCCAAATATGCCAAGGTCTAAAACAGTCCAGGACTGAACAGACACCAACAAGCAAACGAGAACACTTTAATATTTCCATGTTTCACAACTCAACCATTCATAGCATTCAGCAGTATGCCCTTGCATCGTTTACCTAAACTTTAACATACTTCACAATGCAAATAATTTTTGTGGATATCATACAACTTATAATTTGACTGTGCTCTAACAGGGAAATTATTTGAGTCGCAAAAATGCATAAAAGCGGACAAGCAAGCTTGAACGTGCAAGGGCAGGATAAGACGCCTAGATCATCAACAGCAGAATATTGCCAATTTCATATAATTGAGAATTCGTAGGATGTCATCAGAGAGACGGTGCATGATAAGTCCTGGTGACAAATCCTTAAAACACGCAGAACAATGATACCGCTATGGTGGCATGCAAATTGCTAATGACTAAGAAAACACTGAATCTGCTCAGCTGTTCATTATAAGGATTTGGTTTCTTGGCAGGACACCCAGCCAAATCAGAGCATTTCCTAGAATATAGAATGCAAAGAATGACTTGCTTATGTACAAACCGATAAGGAGTTGAAGACCTAATCAAACAAATTAATATCTGCGAGCAATCTATTCAACCTACACATCAAACAGAATGACACATAGGCACATATACACATAAGCTCATGCCTATCAGAATATGCATGAAAATGAATATGGTGAGACTTTATCCTCTTTCTTCATTAGCTCTCTCATCCGGTAACTCCTGCAGCCACATTAGTATGTCCAAACCACAGGTTGCAAATCTTCCAGATGATTGGTAAAGTGTGCAAATTAGAGCTGAAGAAGCTCCTCTCATTATTCACCTACAAAACTCTCTTCCACCAATCGCGCCGCCACCCCGTCCTCTCCTTCTCCCTCTTTTATTAGGAGAGGATAGTTGTCATCAATTTGCTGGAAGCAGTTAAAAGGGTTGCTTAACCAAAGCAGCCTAATATTAACGGTATTGAGCCACAAGCAATTACTAGCATGGTGAGACATTATTCAGCTTATTGATGAAATCCCGCTGTTTTTCACACTATTTTATTCTTTTATAATAAGCGATAAGCCATTATCTAATGCAATGTAGTCGATAGGGAAATATGGGATAGATGTGTACCCTCTGAAATTCTTATTTCTCCATGCTACTCTCTCTGCTGAGGCTCGAGAGAGAGCTTCTTTAGGGCTGGagacaagatcttcatctaagctAAGCTTTGTTTTCAAATCATCTGGTAGTGCCTGCAATATTATATCTGCTAATAAAGTGACAGAAAACCGTAAAAGCACATTAAGAAAAGATATTGGAAGCTAAGCATACCATAACTTCATTCACAAGCTTCTCTAGCTGTATTTGCTCAATATATGTACGTGGAGTGTATGAACCCTCCAGTCCCAGCTGATCAGCAACAGATTTTACAATAACACGATCTCTTCCTTGCACCTTTGCAAAGTTAAGAAAATATCTAGCATATTAGAAGATTTTAGCATTGTATCATAGCAAGGAGGAGAGAATAGAACAAGTCTACTACCTGAACATAATGGCGGTTCAGTTGTTCTAGCCAATCAATTTTCACGCAGACCTTTTCATCAGAAAATACGTGACTGCTTCTTTTGAGTATTGCCGCAATTGTGTATCCCAAAGCCATCAATCCACCAAGAAGCTTCACACTGACCTCAAAACTGATTCTTGGTGATATAACAAAGGGAGAATCGGTGACCCACTCCTACAATTCAAAATCAGTTAAAGTTGCGACCATCAAATTGCCAGTAGACCAGCTTTTCACATGTATAAATAATTCTTGGCAAATGTAGTTGGTCAAGAAAAGCTGATATACCCGAGCACCACCAAATAATCAAATAAAGTAAATATAACCATGGAGTAGAAATTACTACGATTAACCAATACATCCTCGAGTCTCTCAATAAAGGATATAATCCAAAGAACGAATCAGGAAGGCTATAGCATAAAATGTATTGTTGGACAATTGTGCCAATCAATCCCATGGTATTGCATTCTTATATTGGCATACAACAGTTGCAACATAAAATGAGCAAGGAAGTCTTTGACACTATTTTTCTTCTTAAGTTATTTGACGAAATAACTCTAAAGCGTTAGGTCATTGACATCAGCTACAGGAAACAGAAGGTTACGAATGCAAAAAGTAACTTGGAATTTTCTTAGCCCCTTACAAAAAAATGCAGGTAAAAGGACAGGAAAATGTTGTTTCCCAAAAGCTTGAACATTATTCAAGTGTTTCAGGAAAGTGAATAGTACTACACACACGACTATCGAAAATTAATTAGGAGAATAACAGATTGTCATCAGTAGCCTACATAGTAAAGCCAAAATGGCCTAGCAAACAAAAGTACTTTGTAGCAGTTGGTCAGTATTTTGTCAAAAGCATTGATCACTATAACAAAAGAACAAACCTCAAACATGAGACTGTATTTTCCCTCTTTATTTCGCATCCTCAGATATGATTGGCAAGTCTCTGGATCTTCACCAGGTGGCAGAAGGTATATGTCGTAAGTTTCTTCCGTACTTTCAGTGTGTTCTTCAGATAGGGCAGACTTGATTTGAGCTACATTCACATTCCTAGAAGACTAAAGGTACAAGAGATAAGATAAGCCCTTTTAtgtctttattattttaattaaatcATTTGTTTCTTTTTGTTGAGAAAGGTAACAAATAGTCATTTATTTCTGATCGCTATAGTTTTCCATGTCAGGAAATTAGAAGTGCTATTTACTTTTAATATCCTTACCTTTAAAATGTACGTAGGACTCTGAAATCCAGTAAAGGGATTAAATttgttgataatttttatatgtgcaGTCTTGAGATCAGGTTCAATAAAAGCCTTGTACATCGGATAAACCTGCACCAGACATTATGGCTCGGAGAGTGAGGACAGAAAGTTTCAAGTCCTTTTTTGACCAAAATCATAGAGGAAACAGACCGTTTCAGATATTTGATGGATTATCTCTGACGGCTCCTGCCTGGCACGTTGTATATCACGTAAAACCCTTTTTACAAGATCAAAGTGAACTCCACCTGTCACAGATACGCGAAGGTCCAACAAAGGACGCAACTTTTCACTCAAGGCATAGATACCCTCAATAATCAAAATGCGGGAGCTAGGTACTTCAAGAGTCCTGCAGTATAGCTAATGGCATAAGTTCAGATCATACTAAATGTAACAGATAAACCTTGGATaattaaaagaaaacaaaaaaggtGTGTTCCCAACTTTGAACAACAAAGGCTTATTATTCAATAGACATATGACAAGAAAAACCAACCACAGTCAAGAACTTGTCAGAGAGGATAAATCGGCCAAGAGAAGGGGGTCAAAGACCAATGTAAACTAAAGCCTTGACCAAGAAAAGAAGAGTAATGTGGGGCCTCATTTCAAAGAATAAAGATAACTGTGTAATGACTGAACTCCAACTATGTTATGAAAAATCAGCAACCCTGATGCCAATTAAGTAGCATTCACGAGTCAAAGAACTAGCACCTTCTGAGTAGACCACAGAGAAAAAAAACAAGCAAAACTAAACTAGTTGATAGCATAAACCACCACGAAGATGAACAATGGACTTATTTATATAAAATTTGGGTATGTCAATTTATAGTTAATTTTCTGTTTGAATCAGGTCAATGAAGAGTCTAGGTACCATAGCTCCAAAGATGTCATTATTGTTTTAGCCATGTAATAGAACCCACccaaaaaatattatatatggATCTGCAAACAGCCAAAAGCTTGGAGGTACACTTCCTTTTTAAGCATTCAAACATAATATTTTCGCAGACTAAGAACAGGTaaacaaaattttaatagccGCCTGAATGAATAATGACATCATGCAGATAAAAAGCATAGCATATTACATGAATTAGAAGTAAGGAGATGAACCTGTAGCCTACACGAGAGCTAGATTTGAAATCGTATATTGGAACCTCAGCCTGCTTCCCAGCCTTTAGATCATTGATATTTTTTAGCAGCGTATCATAGTCTGTTAGTCGTGGATCTGTTTCAAAAACATATTTAGACCTGGTAAAGTACAAAATATCTAGTATTAAGTTAATCTAGAAGTACTAGTGACACCGATATCAGGATAAAACAATAAAGAGAAATCAGCTAAGAGCAGATTAGATCTCAGCTCAGACTTTTTCACTGAATGTTATCTTCTATTAAACATATATGCTTCACGATTAGAAGAGGCACCCACCTCATTCCTGTGCATAATAGAGATTATGCAGAGAAAGATTAGCCAATATACTGTGGCTCTCACAACTCTTTGCAAAATATCTGGTGTTCTCAAATTAAAGGGATTAAATCAGTAGCCGAAAGAGGATAGCACTCTATTCAGTAGGATTTAGCCGAATAATCACCAAAACTTTCCCAgggataaagaaaaagaaaacgggAGGTTTATAAGAACTCAAAGTGCCAATTCTACAGAGAATAATAGAGTCCTGAACTTTTGAGCCCCCTTGAAATCGGTGCGAACTTGAATTTTTAATCAAAGCATGGTATACAAGTGAAATTTCCCACTCGTCAACAGCTTTCTCTACACCCTAGCTAGCATGTATAATCAGAGGGCCTCAAGGAAGTGGCTGgggaaaattaattaaaaaaaaaaaaaagatagagagagagagagagtaaatACATTCTTACCATCAAAGTTGCCATCAACTATTCGACTAGCGTCATTATAGTTATCCATTGAGATAACCGCAACACTTGGCATGAAGCTGAGTATTTTCTCAGTAAATACAGTTTTTCCAGCTCCAGAGGGACCAGCTACTCCAACTATAATCAATCCTTCGTTCTTTTGAACCAACAATTGGCATGCACGGATTACAACAAAGAATCCTTTCTCAAATGACAAATTATCAGGTATCGAGACAATCTCATATCGATCACAATTCTTTCTCTTAACTAGTCGAACCTGGTCCTTTAAGAGACCAGCTCTTCGATGATTTGATTCAGCATTGCCATTATCTTTAGCCATTTTAGACTCAAAACAACACAGAATTACACTCTGAAATTATAAAACAACCAATATAAAAATCAGAATGAGAATACAAAGATCCAGTATAAAAATATAAGCCAAAATGATGCAATTAGTAATCATAAAACTGTTAAAATTTCTTATCTAATAGTAATTAACATGCTGAAGATAAAGCACTGGAAACATTATGCTGTAGCACATAATCATTGTTAACTCTACAGAATCTCTTGCAAGAACAAGCTGCCCTGTTTTTTCAATTCTTATGGCACATTGGAATCACAAAAAATAGTCATCACACATTTATGACGACAACAACTTCACACATGACTTGTATAAATTTTATCTGGTAGTTAAATTCACAGGAAATCTCGGACAACTTAGTTGCACGACCAGGACTGTATAAGCAGAGAAGAGAAACTATAATGCATGGTATAGCTGCTATAGCAGAAATCAAGGTCGCCTTTGCAGTAGAGCATCATCAGGAAAAATGATTAAAGGACCATCAATGCGAACGAACATTTAAGTACAAAGATTGTTATCATCCATGATTGAAAATATAGCCCATTATCCTATGACCCaaaaacatatcctccaaaacTGACATGGTCAACTGTTACTAAGATCGGGAGGCTTCACAGAACATTCACTTCCTAACTAACAGACATCTATTATGAATACATCAATTGTTGGCTTTAATGCAGACAGCATCAGCCTTTTGCATGTATATGCTACGGGTTCTGTAGAACAAAATAGCTTTGGTCCAAACCCTGTATTTATcttacaaaatttattgaatagtacaaattattaatttagaacccagtaactaaaaagaactagaattccaaaACCATAAGCTTCAAATCGTGGCTCCGCCTCTGTTTATGAAGGCATATACCATAAAGATTAAATTTCCATCTGCATATGCTGCTAAAAGTGTTTACAAGAATAAGGGGCAAAGTCAAGGGTAAGTTTCTCATCGATTTGGACTCAAATTATGATGCTGTCTTACTCCATTACTACTAAGGCAACCACGTTACTGATTTGCTCGAATGCAATTAACAGGAAACATGTACATGCATTTTCCTGTAAACTCTGGTACCAAACAAGCTAGGTGTTTTTCAATAAAGACAAACCTTTTAAACAAACAATACTGAAACAGGGACATCACAAAATCCAAAAGAGGATCAGTTTGATTTTTCAATAGATTTCACTTTCTTGGAAGTTATCTGAATGTCCTATAACCTTTAGCTATAACCTAAAAAACACAGCAACAAGCGTGTTGTCACGAACAAATGTTCAGCCATAAAAgcttatttaaatatttataaaagaGGCATTTTTTTCCTACTTTTTTGGGTATAACCATCTTGTATCGGAAACCCAATTTGCCCGACTAATCCAGATTCGTGTGCCAGTAGGACCATAAAAGGGAAAGATCTCCGGACCAGCGTTTCTGCATTTCCAGAACTCAAACCCGAGACCTATAGTTAAGAATGACGAGATTTCATCCATCCCCACCACACCTTTCATGGTAAAAGAGGTATGTTTAAACTAACCAAAATTCACAAACAACTGATAATTCAGAGgcaactgctgatattcaaagaaaaaaaaagtgcagCAGCAAACTATAACAGTCATCAAATCACACATCCCTTTTCTTTCTCTTTGCAATCAACACATTGCAACTAAGAAAGCAGAATAAATACCCAAAAAAAGTTTTTTTCAAAACCCCTTTGGGATTTAATACCAAAAAGTGGAACAAAACAAGAAGAACCCACTTTAACACTAAAGCATTAAAGCAAACAAAGACAAATAACAACCCAGAAAATACAATGGAGGCAAAAAAAATGAacctccacccccacccccaccccaacaATATCTGATTATATtcaatgtagaagttggaagagCAAAAAACACTGACCTATGAATATATGCTACAGTGGGGTTACTTCAAGAAAAGCGTAGAAGCTTTTTTGGCCTTTTTTTCTACTAAGGCAGAGGGCTCAATTTATATAtgtttgtttcctttttctttttctttttctttttttttttgctttttccttttttttcttttttttggtttaATTATCGAGGTATGTGAGATATTTTTGCTAAAATGAAGGAAgctttatgaaaataattatattgtgcatgttcatttattattccgctatagatattatccatttagtactctgttgaagtttatctataaGCAGcagatgcaggcaggttgcaagcagttcaatgaaatgatttgcagcagcttcttattaaacaggtaggttgcaagcagctacagcttacaagcagctaaagaaaagcttcgcaactgcttcctgaaaagactcgcagctgcttcctttcttctataaatagaggagttttcagttcattatatacataagtttgaagtcagaataatatatcagtttctctctatacttgtctttactttacatctttattttataacaggaAGGTGATTATTTTTCCAGAATTTCTGGGGAAGTGGGAATTCTGGAGATTTTGCCACGAAATTGAATTTGCAAAGAAATCTTAAGGCTGCAAATAAGGCAGAGTCAAGAGCATTTATTATTTGCATCCTAAAAGAGAGTAGTATTATTATTTCGGTAAAAATTTATCTGTACCGGGTGTTTATACTTAATGTAATTAAATTAATCATAGAACACAATATAAGGTCTATTAGGAgtcttattttaaataaataaaaaatagaatTAAGTCATACTAACATAAATTAAAAAGAATCAGGATTGCCGTCAGTTCTTAattcttatttcttttattccTGTCTTCTTATGGTATTCTTTTATTTCCGATCCGATCTACTTCCAAAATTTTGTATCATCAAGAGGAGCATCTTTAATGGTACGAGAACTTTCACTATCTCCTTCACCAAAATCAAGTTGTGTGCTTCAATGAATAACTTGAAATAAAGGAGAAAGTTTCACCCTTTATTTAGACCCTAAAATTCAGAACCGCAAGATTATATTAACCTATTATATTATGCATATTACTCTTCTCATTATGTTTGCTAAATTTTCGTCCTGTTAAGAAAATCCATTAGTAGTGGGATAAAACCAGATCAATTCTGAAACAATATAATTGTGCAAAGCAAAGTTCTATTTAGTAAAGTTTTTTCCTTTGTTAATCTTCATATGTGTTTCACTTAGAGTATGCTAAAGTAAATACTTCTTTGTTAAGTTTAAAAtgtttaatatatttttcaaagttaaaatgtatatataaataATGATAGTTATCCTAGTAGAaggaaaattaatttttatatttgtagAGGCCAGTGATGGCAATGAAAGTGAACAAGAAATTAATGTCTTCGTTCATTAAAATTACAGACCAGAGTTTGCAAGACTCTATTatgtatttttaatattattgttTAAGATGATATAAAAAATACATGATAATTAACTATGATTAAAGACTACTACTTGTAGTTAAATAATGTGatgtgttatttatttattggaTGGGTATAAACACCTGATGCGGGTAAGTTTATACTTTATTATTCCCTCTATCCATGGTATTTTTAGCTTTCTGaacattaaaatatataaattttgaattaatattttacaacaatatttttttatattaaattaacacaaaaataattataacttataatattttgtatataatttttaaatatctagctcataattttaaaatattgagttAAACCAATATAATTTTGCTACAAAGAATAGTTAAATTAACACTCGAAAAATTACCACATAAATTAGGACGAAAaagagtattattattattattaaagaaAAGTATATCATTATAAGTGAAGAAAGTAACAATGATTAGGGTTACCATGTAAACTAAGATGAAAGGAGtattataatataataataataataatagtgataaaaataataaGCGATAATTATtagtaaaatattataattttttggtTGGGTTTACTCATTCGGTATCCGGTACCCGCATTTGAATCCGTCTATATTCGAATTCGCCCCGAATAAGGCCCATTTAAGGGGGGAGCACTCACTAACAGGATTTGTTTCATACCTAGACGCTCAAACCTGATACCTCTAGTCAGGGACGTAGCTAGTGCACTACTTACGAGTTCGAACGAACCAAGTAACTTTTGCTTatacaatttatttttattagaatattcattaaataagtaaaaatatgtTATTGTGAACCAGTAACTAAAATGAATTATTCGGGACAAGTTtagaacccataaacttcaaatcttgTCTCTGCTACTACCTCTGATTAATGGTGAAGAGATCATATCTATCTGTATGAGTTATTGTTACGGAAAAAGAAcctaagaataaaaataaaatgagttGTTGTAACAAAAAAGGAACTAATGTatcaaactaaaaataaaataaaataattactaCTATTATCACTAATTAATCTTACTATCATTTGGTCGGAATTCTAAGGAAAAATTAGGCATTagtcgaaaaaatatttttgacagTTAAAGTTAATATTTTTTTGAGCCGTAAAAATAATCACTAATGATTGTATTAGATAGACAGTTTACATCATGCCTTTAAAAAGTGTGATCCTTCAATAGATACTCGATAATTAAATACAGAATACTTTGTACATCGAATTGTGGTTTTTCTCTCTTAGAAAATGGATAGTATACTTCTATTTTATTCCAAGAAGAAATTCACACCACTCATTGTGTCAGTATGTCATGATTCTACTACGTGTACATTACGGAAAGCCGCCTCCCATTAATGATTGCTGTTACCAATAATTTTAATTTCAGTATTTTCTAAGAGAGAAAAATAATATTAAGAAGAGAATGTCATTATGGTTAAGCATGGAAAGATGgattatttttcttatttcaaATTGTAAATTCTACTTTCTAAGTGGTTGTGATATATGTTGACTTTGACACAATTACCTTATTTGTACAAGGATCATTTCCATTAAAAAAACAATTTAGAATGGCAGGAAAAAAAATAAGAACAATGATCTACTTAGTTTATGTTTGTTTTTTTACTTTTACTTTCTCGTGTATATTTTATTATTCAATATGAAATGCATTTGAAGAAGTGACAAATTGTTCTACACTAACAGTGTAAAATATTTATTTCACGACTCAAAATTATatatgtcgtgatgacgcctaacttAATATTAGACAAGttgacaacctcaataaatcataaattcttttaagtttgaaaacataatatttaaattcaatataaaaatctcataaatactgatataaaaatactcccaaaatccggtgtcactgagtacatgagcatctaaatgataacatagtctgactgataCAAACATTGTCTGAAAATGTAGAACAGTATAAATAACTGAAAGGaatgagagtcaaggtctgcggacgccaagcagctaactcgatagtctccaatagatgaaactccgaaatctagcaaccgccgtatcGGAAGTACCTGCATCTGCAtacgaggtgtagagtgtagtatgagtacaaccaactcaataagtaacaagactaacctttgggctgaaagtagtgacgagctctacaggtacagtccaatatacaaataacagtacaaaaatgtaggaaagttctcaagttcaacagttaaattcagtacaagtaaaatagatatattttgcatgatatgaggaatatgacatgtctatatctacatgccaaaatatatgttgtatgtgatgtaccacaatggaaacctcgtgtactcatactctcagaatactcaatcactcagtactgtatatggccaatccagcccagggaactccatcccatatatatatatatatatatatatatatatatatatatatatatatatatatatatataagtgacAGTCAATCACTTAGTATTGTAcaaggccaatccatccccaaatataaagaaataaagcaactccatgcctagggaactccatcccgaaTGTAAAAaaattgcgctcactgtgggggtgcaaactccggaggggctccttcagcccaagcgctataataagccagatccatgcataaataaataaaatatgttatggctgcagcccgatcccataaatatcacttaaaatctccagtctctcgggctctcaatgacataaaaatcaacccgacatgatgatatgatgtatcaataaatgataacagagactgagatatgatgtgcaaatgatggatgtgactgagtacataattaatatttaaacaaataattcaacagcaacatgacccatgtgggtcccaaaaatatcgacACGTGGCCTAAACAtcatctttaatatgagtctcagctccaTTTCTccaacacgtggaggatatgtggataacgACATGATTCTTTGATTATACAACTCTACgtaatttatttaagtcacaatttctatggtgcacgcccacacgcccgtcacctagcatgtgcgtcacctccaaacaattcacataatacgtaattcagggattcatacactCAGAACCACCAAGTTTAGacgtgttacttacctcaaaccgtgcaatttctttattctaatatgcctttgcctcgctaATCGTCCTCCCAACgtcttgaatctagtcacaattaattcgatatagtcaacacaaattataggaaacaattccatatgaaaatactaattttccaacaaaatccgaaattcaactcaaaaatcgccagtggggccacgtcttggaatccgacaaaagttacaaaatatgaacgcacattcaaccacgagtccaaccatacaaaatttacaaaattctgacatcaactcgaccttcaaatcctcaaatcttattttcaaatccctaggcccaaatcctcgaattttaccttaaaacacgtaatctagtcgaaatactcaatgataattcaatattattgactaacaatgatcacaagtgacttacctcaagttttcccatgaattttctctgaaaaatcgcctcaacccgtgttgaaaatgtccaaaaatgccaaaatccCGCAGCCCCTCTGATTTTATTCTGTCCAGgggttttcgcatctgcggctcacttggccgcatctgcggtcacgcttTTGCGGTTGAGTTTCCGCTTCTATGACAGACCTTCACTTCTGCGGATAAGAGTTCGCTTttgaaggctcgcttctgcggtccagtcCCTCCTTAGCCCAGGCCGCATCTGCAACcattttgtcgcttctgcgatcgcgcttctgcgaggtttcatccgcttctgcgggctcgcagctGCGTGataattttcgcaggtgcggttgcatcAGTA is a window from the Nicotiana tomentosiformis chromosome 10, ASM39032v3, whole genome shotgun sequence genome containing:
- the LOC104111966 gene encoding inorganic pyrophosphatase TTM2-like isoform X2, with the translated sequence MAKDNGNAESNHRRAGLLKDQVRLVKRKNCDRYEIVSIPDNLSFEKGFFVVIRACQLLVQKNEGLIIVGVAGPSGAGKTVFTEKILSFMPSVAVISMDNYNDASRIVDGNFDDPRLTDYDTLLKNINDLKAGKQAEVPIYDFKSSSRVGYRTLEVPSSRILIIEGIYALSEKLRPLLDLRVSVTGGVHFDLVKRVLRDIQRARQEPSEIIHQISETVYPMYKAFIEPDLKTAHIKIINKFNPFTGFQSPTYILKSSRNVNVAQIKSALSEEHTESTEETYDIYLLPPGEDPETCQSYLRMRNKEGKYSLMFEEWVTDSPFVISPRISFEVSVKLLGGLMALGYTIAAILKRSSHVFSDEKVCVKIDWLEQLNRHYVQVQGRDRVIVKSVADQLGLEGSYTPRTYIEQIQLEKLVNEVMALPDDLKTKLSLDEDLVSSPKEALSRASAERVAWRNKNFRGGLSHSYANHREKHLSKIDTDSRRFDDRNTDSAATLANQGAVTHLSEQISTLNDRMDDFTSRMEELNSKLSSKRASPSTQNLALQPEACNGSGPTSYFISGLENGSLTGSIMPNSSSSSSLIPKESTLMEELSNVARGQRQIIHQLDNLSNLLRDRLGEQSRQSRKSKRRDITDIDSIRVPLIVTLAVGGLGLFLFKSLQNRN
- the LOC104111966 gene encoding inorganic pyrophosphatase TTM2-like isoform X1; translation: MVIPKKSVILCCFESKMAKDNGNAESNHRRAGLLKDQVRLVKRKNCDRYEIVSIPDNLSFEKGFFVVIRACQLLVQKNEGLIIVGVAGPSGAGKTVFTEKILSFMPSVAVISMDNYNDASRIVDGNFDDPRLTDYDTLLKNINDLKAGKQAEVPIYDFKSSSRVGYRTLEVPSSRILIIEGIYALSEKLRPLLDLRVSVTGGVHFDLVKRVLRDIQRARQEPSEIIHQISETVYPMYKAFIEPDLKTAHIKIINKFNPFTGFQSPTYILKSSRNVNVAQIKSALSEEHTESTEETYDIYLLPPGEDPETCQSYLRMRNKEGKYSLMFEEWVTDSPFVISPRISFEVSVKLLGGLMALGYTIAAILKRSSHVFSDEKVCVKIDWLEQLNRHYVQVQGRDRVIVKSVADQLGLEGSYTPRTYIEQIQLEKLVNEVMALPDDLKTKLSLDEDLVSSPKEALSRASAERVAWRNKNFRGGLSHSYANHREKHLSKIDTDSRRFDDRNTDSAATLANQGAVTHLSEQISTLNDRMDDFTSRMEELNSKLSSKRASPSTQNLALQPEACNGSGPTSYFISGLENGSLTGSIMPNSSSSSSLIPKESTLMEELSNVARGQRQIIHQLDNLSNLLRDRLGEQSRQSRKSKRRDITDIDSIRVPLIVTLAVGGLGLFLFKSLQNRN